In Plasmodium coatneyi strain Hackeri chromosome 3, complete sequence, a genomic segment contains:
- a CDS encoding Exonuclease I yields the protein MGINNLLPFLKPIARSTHISKYKNEVVGVDIMCWIHRGLVSCAYDVIINNYNDSYLNFIEKMLECIYQYNIKVIFVFDGEELPEKKAENVIRNERREKAKKEAQEIIKSVADPRSDVMVRRKCTQALSVSKDIIDTVIHFCKTKNIDYIISPFEADAQLSYLCRMGYISCAISEDSDLLVYGCPRVLYKLKSTGECDEICLMPIDDLIDINVINKIRNPLSNSFNEFYMTPMKEGRGDAEEGQSDWEENNVSDLDEYNLGAINRNPEQNEKSYDKTMKEYLDQFHWPKELDQLKHFSIDMFLAMCILSGCDYTSDFHITGMGIKTAFSLTSKYKTIEEIFSFLISHQTWKRKIPPTLNTLEKLLGKYEEIKNAFLNHQVYDFILCEKIPINQSFNSALEKKENKLLINKIRDFSLIYDNNKRKGNCLNVYSEELSSYSGGERSTLLANRSGSSEGFTRSSTRDEEKLDTAKQHHPEDMLNGRNASPEAATERSPVPPKEIATKEHPHLDKPNSFENIFKNLTSECLEYLEISPELFRNCHQGKNYLKEGEEKHPLGRDYAGSAQEGSHVSNGRTSSWQNGNKNYVPCHLGGNRPNATTKQEPPEGDTYNTSPLPPRGTTQTPNLWTPMECTKLNLFCDSPRSNGCMYGREYTKYEDEAEVLRDRSDSRDTIEPMDPPECNSTNNLPEEKEKTKLDKRKGNHADSLNVKKMKRSAVAPSHTDDHMWKNLLDEKETDCSKDSGQNHHDEILENINCISQSGGNSQGVTFLKGATMHGIDLNIQEDATKGKPQKEQKEEQDEDAHEGKVTNPSGGTNRKKSARAMYQNMKSNFLLFKTFVEDTRKQTGSSSPELKRNSTEDKVECAHVKEIQGMHKIERPDEEGGSFVETDISDQKDKMGNGAQEKPFSKQTSEHTSGVKDEINKTNFKSERSEHPSEVSSPLRSKPSEVIENHRNQLRITNFFKKSERETPNLDGNKWGNNNVFPLKRSTNGYSTGNGMDCLPMNSSQPANKEHQGGEHSYVGQEIHDQDTHDEYVFLKNLYNRGLITDANRKESPKWVAKGSHTWDDRVSTGDSADQAKVRQSYPQNDRPNSHPYDHPNDRPNSHPYDHHDWPLLGDTPQAEHPVEKKEKQKEINLEYILQNLNYNYHPRSHKINTFDYFKEKENVPPPNPYVDNNL from the coding sequence ATGGGAATCAACAACCTGCTGCCGTTCCTAAAACCGATCGCCAGGAGCACACACATAagcaaatacaaaaatgaagtggtCGGCGTGGACATCATGTGCTGGATCCACAGGGGTCTCGTCAGTTGTGCATACGACGTAATCATAAATAACTACAACGACAGCTACTTAAACTTCATCGAAAAAATGCTGGAATGTATATACCAGTACAACATAAAGGTAATCTTCGTTTTCGACGGAGAGGAATtaccagaaaaaaaagcagaaaatgtaataagaaatgaaaggagagaaaaggcaaagaaggaagcacaagaaattataaaatcTGTTGCAGACCCAAGATCAGACGTGATGGTCAGGAGAAAATGCACACAAGCTTTAAGTGTTTCCAAAGATATTATAGACACTGTGATCCACTTttgtaaaacaaaaaatatagattatattatttctccttttgaaGCTGACGCTCAGTTGTCCTACCTTTGCAGGATGGGATATATTTCTTGCGCCATAAGTGAAGACAGTGACTTGCTAGTGTATGGCTGCCCTCGCGTCTTGTACAAACTGAAAAGCACTGGAGAGTGCGATGAAATATGCTTAATGCCCATTGATGATCTGATCGATATAAACGTGATTAACAAAATTAGGAACCCTCTCTCTAATTCCTTTAACGAGTTTTACATGACCCCCATGAAGGAGGGTCGGGGGGATGCAGAGGAGGGGCAATCAGATTGGGAAGAGAATAACGTATCCGATTTGGATGAGTATAACCTTGGCGCGATAAATAGGAACCCTGagcagaatgaaaaaagttaCGACAAAACGATGAAGGAGTACCTGGACCAATTCCACTGGCCAAAGGAATTAGACCAACTGAAGCATTTCAGTATAGACATGTTCCTGGCCATGTGTATCCTAAGTGGCTGTGACTACACAAGCGATTTCCACATCACAGGAATGGGAATAAAAACTGCATTCAGTTTAACCAGTAAGTACAAAACTATAGAAGAGATTTTCTCATTCCTCATTTCGCACCAAACATGGAAGCGTAAAATACCGCCCACTTTAAACACCCTAGAAAAGCTGCTCGGTAAATatgaggaaattaaaaatgccTTCTTAAATCACCAAGTGTatgattttattttgtgcGAGAAAATCCCCATTAACCAGTCCTTCAATAGTGCActagagaaaaaggaaaataaactCCTTATCAATAAAATACGGGACTTTTCCCTCATATATGACAATAAcaagaggaagggaaattGCCTGAACGTATACTCGGAGGAGCTATCCAGCTATTCCGGCGGGGAGAGGAGTACCTTACTTGCTAATCGGAGCGGCAGTTCGGAGGGATTCACCAGAAGCAGTACAAGAGATGAGGAGAAGTTAGATACTGCGAAGCAACACCACCCCGAGGACATGCTCAATGGAAGAAATGCTTCTCCAGAAGCGGCAACCGAGAGATCCCCAGTTCCACCAAAAGAAATTGCCACAAAGGAACATCCCCACCTAGACAAACCGAACAGTTtcgaaaacatttttaaaaatttaacttCCGAATGTTTAGAATATTTGGAGATATCCCCCGAACTGTTCAGGAATTGTCACCAAGGGAAGAATTATctgaaggagggggaggaaaaacacCCTCTTGGAAGGGACTATGCGGGGAGCGCTCAAGAGGGTTCCCACGTGTCAAACGGTAGAACAAGTTCCTGGCAAAACGGTAATAAAAACTACGTACCATGCCACCTAGGAGGGAACCGCCCAAATGCAACAACCAAACAAGAACCGCCCGAAGGAGACACGTATAACACATCACCCTTACCCCCGAGAGGAACCACTCAGACGCCCAATTTGTGGACCCCCATGGAGTGCACCAAATTGAACCTATTTTGTGATTCCCCCAGGAGTAACGGCTGCATGTACGGAAGGGAATACACGAAGTACGAGGATGAGGCAGAAGTGCTGAGAGATCGAAGCGATTCAAGAGATACAATTGAGCCCATGGACCCCCCCGAGTGCAACTCCACAAATAATCTACccgaagaaaaggagaaaacaaaattggaCAAGCGGAAGGGGAACCACGCAGACTCCCTTAACGttaagaaaatgaaaaggagcgCCGTAGCACCCTCGCACACAGATGACCATATGTGGAAAAACCTGTTGGACGAGAAGGAAACCGATTGCAGTAAAGACTCGGGGCAAAATCATCATGACGAGATTCTAGAAAACATAAATTGCATATCGCAGTCAGGTGGGAACAGTCAAGGGGTGACTTTCCTCAAAGGAGCCACCATGCACGGAATTGACCTAAACATTCAGGAAGATGCAACAAAGGGGAAACCACAAAAGGAGCAGAAAGAAGAACAGGATGAAGATGCACACGAAGGAAAAGTGACCAACCCCAGTGGAGGAACaaacagaaagaaaagcGCAAGAGCTATGTACCAAAATATGAAGAGCAACTTCCTTCTATTCAAAACGTTTGTCGAGGACACAAGGAAGCAGACGGGATCTTCATCACCAGAACTGAAACGTAACTCCACGGAAGATAAGGTGGAATGTGCACACGTGAAGGAGATTCAAGGGATGCATAAGATCGAGCGACCtgatgaagaaggagggaGTTTCGTGGAAACGGACATTTCGGACcagaaggacaaaatgggaaacgGCGCTCAGGAAAAACCATTCAGCAAACAAACCTCCGAACACACCAGCGGCGTGAAAGACGAAATAAACAAAACGAACTTCAAATCGGAAAGGAGCGAACACCCCTCAGAGGTTTCCTCCCCACTGAGAAGTAAACCCTCCGAGGTGATCGAAAATCACAGGAACCAATTGCGAATAAccaactttttcaaaaagtcGGAACGAGAAACCCCAAACTTGGACGGTAACAAGTGGGGTAATAATAACGTCTTTCCGTTGAAGCGATCCACAAATGGTTACTCCACTGGCAATGGAATGGACTGCCTTCCAATGAACAGCTCGCAACCAGCGAATAAAGAACACCAAGGGGGGGAGCATTCCTACGTGGGTCAAGAGATCCATGACCAAGACACGCATGACGAATATGTTTTCCTGAAAAATCTGTACAACCGCGGATTGATAACAGATGCAAACAGAAAGGAGTCCCCAAAGTGGGTCGCCAAAGGTAGCCACACCTGGGACGATCGTGTGAGCACAGGGGATAGCGCCGATCAGGCCAAGGTTCGCCAGAGTTATCCCCAAAATGATCGCCCTAACAGTCACCCTTACGACCACCCTAATGATCGCCCTAACAGTCACCCTTATGACCACCATGATTGGCCCCTCCTGGGAGACACTCCCCAGGCTGAACACCCAGtcgagaaaaaggaaaagcaaaaagaaattaaccTGGAGTACATCCTGCAGAACCTGAACTACAACTACCACCCCCGCAGCCACAAAATCAACACCTTTGACTACTtcaaggagaaggaaaacgtGCCCCCCCCCAACCCCTACGTGGACAACAATTTGTGA